The Lutibacter profundi genome includes a region encoding these proteins:
- the aat gene encoding leucyl/phenylalanyl-tRNA--protein transferase: MYLLSKELIFPPVHLANEDGLLAVGGDLSAERLLLAYKSGIFPWYNQGEPIIWYSPNPRMVLFPRDLKISKSMKQVIRRGDFTVTFNQNFSEVISNCKQVYRPSDQGKTWITDEMEQAYIKLHKEGVAKSVEVWQHFDSAQYNKELVGGLYGVDLGTVFCGESMFSKVSNASKLAFIYLTQKLEKENYKLIDCQVYNSHLASLGAKEIGRDEFLTYLNFD; encoded by the coding sequence ATGTATTTACTTTCAAAAGAATTGATATTTCCTCCAGTGCATTTAGCAAATGAAGATGGTTTGTTAGCTGTTGGCGGAGATTTATCTGCTGAAAGATTATTGTTAGCTTATAAAAGTGGGATTTTTCCTTGGTACAATCAAGGAGAACCAATTATATGGTATAGTCCAAACCCTAGAATGGTGTTATTTCCAAGGGATTTAAAAATTTCAAAAAGCATGAAACAAGTTATCCGTAGGGGTGATTTTACGGTTACTTTTAATCAAAATTTTTCAGAAGTAATTTCTAATTGTAAACAAGTTTATAGACCTTCAGATCAAGGTAAAACTTGGATAACTGATGAAATGGAACAAGCATATATAAAATTACATAAGGAAGGAGTTGCAAAATCTGTTGAAGTTTGGCAACATTTTGACTCTGCTCAATATAACAAAGAATTGGTTGGCGGATTGTATGGCGTAGATTTAGGAACTGTATTTTGTGGTGAAAGTATGTTTAGTAAAGTAAGTAATGCTTCAAAATTGGCCTTTATATATTTGACTCAAAAATTAGAAAAAGAAAACTATAAATTAATTGATTGCCAAGTGTACAATTCTCATTTAGCTAGTTTAGGAGCCAAAGAAATAGGTAGAGATGAGTTTTTAACGTATCTAAATTTTGATTAG
- a CDS encoding nucleotide pyrophosphohydrolase — protein sequence MDIKNAQIIVDNWIKEHGVRYFNELTNMAQLTEEVGEVARIIARRYGEQSEKESDKGKDLGEELADVVFVVLCLANQTGIDLQEAFDKKMDVKTKRDHNRHHNNTKLK from the coding sequence ATGGATATTAAAAACGCTCAAATAATTGTTGATAATTGGATAAAAGAACATGGAGTTCGTTATTTTAATGAGCTTACAAATATGGCTCAATTAACCGAGGAAGTTGGAGAAGTAGCTCGTATTATCGCTAGACGCTATGGAGAACAAAGTGAAAAAGAGAGTGATAAAGGAAAAGATTTGGGAGAAGAATTGGCTGATGTAGTTTTTGTGGTGTTGTGTTTGGCAAACCAAACAGGAATTGATTTACAAGAAGCTTTTGATAAAAAAATGGATGTTAAAACCAAACGTGATCACAATCGCCATCATAACAACACAAAATTAAAATAG
- a CDS encoding WD40/YVTN/BNR-like repeat-containing protein translates to MKKYFLLASCLFLILAYKVNAQKTVSKFNEEFYKSIEWRNIGPFRGGRSAAVTGVANKANLFYFGATGGGIWKTTDAGNTWSNISDGFFGGSVGAIAVSESDNNVIYVGNGEVTIRGNVSSGDGMWKSLDAGKTWQHIGLEKSRHIPRVRIHPKNSNIVFAAVLGDLYKPSEERGVYKSINGGKSWKKVLFSNANAGAVDLIIDPNNYRILYATTWNVRRTPYSLSSGGSGSALWKSTDEGETWTNISKNEGLPKGIWGISGITVSPVNSDIVWALIENKDGGIYKSTDAGKTWKLINKERKLRQRAWYYTRIYADTQDENIVYVLNVRYHQSKDGGKTFKTFNAPHGDHHDLWIAPEDNQRMIIGDDGGAQVSFDAGENWSTYMNQPTAQIYRVVTDNHFPYRIYGAQQDNSTFRIAHRTNGGNIGESDWESTAGGESAHIAVDPLNNDIVYGGSYGGLLTRINHKTGERRVINVWPDDPMGHGVEDMKYRFQWNYPIFFSPHNKKKMYTTSNFVHVTYNEGQSFEVISPDLTRNDPKTLKASGGPITKDNTGVEYYGTIFAAVESPFEEGLIWTGSDDGLVYLTTDGGKNWKNVTPKKMPEWMLINAIEVDPFTAGGAYIVGTRYKLGDYAPYIYKTEDYGKNWKLLTNGIDAEHFTRVLRTDPKRKGLLYAGTEKGMYISFDDGKNWNPFQLNLPIVPITDLTVKNNNLIAATQGRSFWIIDDLTPLHQINKTLISNDLFMFKPMDTYRMGGSKRKSKTAGQNHPGGVLINYYVKDIDEKDTLSLSFFDNLGKHIKTFSTNPDTKQQEEKLKVKKGANQFNWNMQYPDAEKIKGMILWWASLSGPKALPGNYSIKLTKNGKVVSEQNFTLLKDPRSTASEEDLLAQFNFILEIQEKLTEIHKTLKNITKVKKQVKQLKASISDKEKNKEIIGLADKIVEELTNYENVLYQTKSKSNQDPLNFPIRLNNKLAHLNSLSSIGDFKPTDQSIEFKNEIVKLIDAELSKIYSVFDNDVKKLNKKVKQSDIDLINLD, encoded by the coding sequence ATGAAAAAATACTTTTTATTAGCAAGTTGCCTATTCTTAATATTAGCGTACAAAGTTAATGCTCAAAAAACAGTATCCAAATTTAATGAAGAGTTTTATAAATCTATAGAATGGCGAAATATTGGCCCTTTTAGAGGTGGAAGAAGTGCCGCTGTTACTGGTGTTGCTAATAAAGCAAATCTGTTTTATTTTGGTGCAACTGGCGGTGGAATATGGAAAACTACCGACGCTGGTAATACGTGGAGTAATATTTCTGATGGTTTTTTTGGAGGTTCAGTTGGAGCTATAGCTGTTAGCGAATCGGATAATAATGTAATTTATGTTGGTAATGGTGAAGTTACCATTCGTGGTAATGTATCTTCTGGAGATGGTATGTGGAAATCTTTAGATGCAGGAAAAACTTGGCAACACATTGGTTTAGAAAAATCGCGCCATATTCCAAGAGTACGCATCCACCCTAAAAATTCTAATATTGTATTTGCTGCAGTTTTAGGAGATTTGTATAAACCTTCTGAAGAAAGAGGTGTTTACAAGTCTATTAATGGTGGGAAATCTTGGAAAAAGGTATTATTTTCAAATGCAAATGCAGGTGCTGTAGATTTAATAATTGACCCAAATAATTATAGAATTTTATATGCTACAACTTGGAATGTAAGAAGAACTCCTTATAGCTTATCTAGTGGAGGTAGTGGCTCTGCCCTTTGGAAAAGTACTGATGAGGGTGAAACATGGACAAATATTTCTAAAAATGAAGGTCTTCCAAAAGGAATTTGGGGAATTAGTGGAATTACTGTTTCTCCAGTAAATTCTGATATTGTATGGGCACTAATAGAAAATAAAGATGGCGGTATTTACAAATCTACCGATGCAGGAAAAACTTGGAAATTAATTAATAAAGAACGTAAATTACGTCAACGCGCTTGGTATTACACACGTATTTATGCCGATACACAAGATGAGAATATCGTTTACGTTTTAAATGTTCGATACCACCAATCTAAAGATGGAGGGAAAACATTTAAAACATTTAATGCACCTCACGGAGATCATCATGATTTATGGATAGCACCTGAAGACAATCAACGAATGATAATTGGTGATGATGGTGGAGCGCAAGTTAGTTTTGATGCAGGAGAAAATTGGAGTACCTACATGAATCAACCAACAGCTCAAATATACAGAGTTGTGACAGATAATCATTTTCCTTATCGAATTTATGGAGCCCAACAAGATAATTCTACATTTAGAATTGCTCACCGAACAAATGGTGGAAATATTGGCGAAAGTGATTGGGAAAGTACCGCTGGAGGAGAAAGCGCTCATATTGCAGTAGACCCATTAAATAACGATATTGTTTATGGCGGAAGTTATGGTGGTTTATTAACAAGAATAAATCACAAAACAGGTGAACGCCGAGTAATTAATGTTTGGCCCGATGACCCAATGGGTCACGGAGTTGAAGATATGAAATATCGTTTTCAATGGAATTACCCTATTTTCTTTTCCCCTCACAATAAAAAGAAAATGTACACAACTTCTAACTTTGTACACGTAACGTATAATGAAGGGCAATCTTTTGAAGTTATTAGCCCAGATTTAACAAGAAATGATCCAAAAACACTTAAAGCTTCTGGAGGTCCAATAACCAAAGATAATACTGGTGTAGAATACTATGGAACTATTTTTGCGGCAGTAGAATCTCCTTTTGAAGAAGGTTTAATTTGGACAGGATCTGATGATGGTTTGGTTTATCTTACAACCGACGGTGGTAAAAATTGGAAAAATGTTACTCCTAAAAAAATGCCTGAATGGATGCTAATTAATGCTATTGAAGTAGATCCATTTACTGCTGGAGGAGCTTATATTGTAGGTACTCGCTATAAATTAGGAGATTATGCACCGTACATTTATAAAACTGAAGATTATGGTAAAAATTGGAAATTATTAACCAACGGAATTGATGCTGAACACTTCACCAGAGTATTACGTACAGATCCAAAAAGAAAAGGGCTATTATATGCTGGTACAGAAAAAGGAATGTATATAAGTTTTGATGATGGTAAAAATTGGAATCCTTTCCAACTAAATTTACCCATTGTTCCTATTACCGATTTGACAGTTAAGAATAATAATTTAATAGCAGCTACTCAAGGTCGTTCTTTTTGGATTATTGATGATTTAACTCCTTTACACCAAATTAATAAAACGCTCATTTCAAATGATTTATTTATGTTTAAACCTATGGATACTTATCGTATGGGAGGAAGTAAGCGAAAATCTAAAACTGCTGGTCAAAATCACCCTGGAGGAGTACTTATTAATTATTACGTAAAAGATATTGATGAAAAAGACACCTTAAGTCTATCTTTTTTTGATAATTTAGGGAAACATATTAAAACATTCTCAACAAATCCAGATACCAAACAGCAAGAAGAAAAACTAAAAGTTAAAAAAGGAGCAAATCAATTTAATTGGAATATGCAATATCCTGATGCTGAAAAAATAAAAGGAATGATATTGTGGTGGGCATCTTTAAGTGGGCCTAAAGCATTGCCTGGTAATTATTCAATTAAACTAACTAAAAATGGGAAAGTAGTTTCTGAGCAAAATTTCACATTGTTGAAAGACCCAAGGAGCACGGCTTCTGAAGAAGATTTATTAGCTCAATTTAATTTTATACTTGAAATTCAAGAAAAATTAACTGAAATTCATAAAACATTAAAAAACATTACAAAAGTTAAAAAACAAGTAAAACAGCTAAAAGCATCTATTTCAGATAAAGAAAAAAATAAAGAAATTATTGGTTTGGCTGATAAAATTGTAGAAGAATTAACCAACTATGAAAATGTGTTATATCAAACAAAAAGTAAAAGCAATCAAGATCCTTTAAATTTCCCAATTCGCCTAAACAACAAATTAGCACATTTAAATTCTTTAAGTTCAATAGGTGATTTTAAACCTACAGATCAATCAATTGAATTTAAAAATGAAATTGTAAAATTGATTGATGCTGAGCTATCAAAAATTTATTCAGTATTTGATAATGATGTTAAAAAGCTCAATAAAAAAGTAAAGCAAAGCGATATTGACTTGATTAATTTAGATTGA
- a CDS encoding 3-phosphoshikimate 1-carboxyvinyltransferase — translation MNLLKINKINKKVKGSIQITGSKSETNRLLILQQFYQNLKIENSSNSDDSRLMQKALATTSNEINIGHAGTAMRFLTAYFSVKENAEIILTGSHRMKNRPIKILVDALVTLGANIQYLEKEGYPPLKILGEKLVKYFVEINGNVSSQYISALLLIAPTLKKGLQLKFKGEVTSVPYIKMTLQLLAELGVEYSWENNIISIQPKPKIKDKTITVESDWSSASYFYSLCALSPNSEIKLASYTKNSLQGDSVLAVIYKDLGVGTRFEENSLVLRNNNTLTLKSLNVNLISAPDIAQTIAVTCFGLGIECFLSGLHTLKIKETDRLVALKNEIEKLGGEVVITDETLHLKASTKIKEDISIATYDDHRMAMAFAPLATRVSIQIENANVVSKSYPTFWEDFKKMTC, via the coding sequence ATGAATTTATTGAAAATCAATAAAATAAATAAAAAAGTTAAAGGGAGTATTCAAATTACAGGCTCAAAAAGTGAAACAAATAGGTTGTTAATTTTGCAGCAATTTTATCAAAATTTAAAAATTGAAAATAGTTCAAATTCTGATGATTCAAGGTTGATGCAAAAAGCATTAGCAACTACTTCAAATGAAATAAATATTGGTCATGCAGGTACGGCTATGCGCTTTTTAACGGCTTATTTTTCAGTAAAAGAAAATGCTGAAATTATTTTAACAGGTTCTCATAGAATGAAAAATAGGCCTATTAAAATTTTAGTTGATGCACTAGTAACATTGGGTGCTAATATTCAATATTTAGAAAAAGAAGGGTATCCTCCTTTAAAAATTTTAGGTGAAAAATTAGTGAAATATTTTGTTGAAATTAATGGGAATGTTAGTAGTCAATATATTTCGGCATTGTTATTAATAGCTCCAACATTAAAAAAAGGATTGCAGTTAAAATTTAAGGGAGAAGTAACCTCAGTACCTTATATTAAAATGACGTTACAATTATTAGCTGAATTAGGTGTTGAATATTCTTGGGAAAACAATATTATTTCAATTCAGCCAAAACCAAAAATTAAGGATAAAACAATTACGGTTGAATCTGATTGGAGTTCTGCTTCTTATTTTTACAGCCTGTGTGCATTAAGTCCTAATTCTGAAATAAAATTAGCTTCTTATACTAAAAACAGTTTACAAGGCGATTCGGTTTTAGCAGTTATCTATAAAGATTTAGGTGTTGGAACAAGGTTTGAAGAGAACTCACTTGTACTTAGAAATAACAACACGTTAACTTTGAAGTCATTAAATGTCAACTTAATTAGCGCTCCAGATATTGCTCAAACAATTGCAGTTACTTGCTTTGGCTTGGGAATTGAATGTTTTTTATCAGGACTTCACACATTAAAAATAAAAGAAACGGATAGATTAGTTGCACTTAAAAATGAAATTGAAAAATTAGGTGGTGAAGTAGTTATTACGGATGAAACTTTACATTTAAAAGCTTCAACAAAAATTAAAGAGGATATATCTATTGCAACCTATGATGATCATAGAATGGCTATGGCATTTGCACCTTTAGCCACAAGGGTATCAATTCAAATTGAAAATGCAAATGTAGTCTCAAAATCGTATCCAACTTTTTGGGAAGATTTTAAAAAAATGACCTGTTAA
- the queA gene encoding tRNA preQ1(34) S-adenosylmethionine ribosyltransferase-isomerase QueA — translation MKLSKFKFELPEGLLAEYPAEHRDESRLMVLDRKKQTIEHHTFKDLINYFDEGDLMILNNTKVFPARMYGEKEKTGARIEVFLLRELNAESRLWDVLVDPARKIRIGNKLFFGDDESLVAEVIDNTTSRGRTLRFLYDGSYEEFRKKLQELGETPLPKYIQRKVEPSDAERYQTIYAKHEGAVAAPTAGLHFSKHLMKRLEIKGIDFSEVTLHVGLGTFSPVEVEDLSKHKMDSEKAIVTSETIKIVNNAIDNKKRICAVGTTVMRALESAVSSNGHLNTFDRWTNKFIFPPYDFSIANSMITNFHTPKSTLMMMAAAFAGYDFLMEAYEEAVKEKYKFYSYGDAMLII, via the coding sequence ATGAAATTATCAAAGTTTAAATTTGAATTACCTGAAGGATTGTTAGCAGAATATCCTGCAGAACACAGAGATGAATCTCGCTTAATGGTTTTAGACAGAAAAAAACAAACTATTGAACATCATACATTTAAAGATTTAATTAATTATTTTGATGAAGGTGATTTAATGATTTTAAACAACACCAAAGTTTTTCCTGCTCGTATGTACGGTGAAAAAGAAAAAACAGGTGCAAGAATTGAAGTTTTTTTATTAAGAGAGCTAAATGCAGAAAGTAGATTATGGGATGTATTAGTTGATCCTGCTAGAAAAATTAGAATTGGAAACAAATTATTTTTTGGTGATGATGAGAGTTTGGTGGCAGAAGTTATTGACAATACAACTTCTAGAGGTAGAACATTGCGTTTCTTGTATGATGGTTCTTATGAGGAATTTAGAAAAAAATTACAAGAACTAGGCGAAACACCACTTCCAAAATATATTCAAAGAAAAGTTGAACCTAGTGATGCAGAACGTTACCAAACAATTTATGCAAAACATGAAGGAGCTGTTGCAGCACCAACTGCAGGATTACATTTTTCTAAACATTTAATGAAACGTTTAGAAATTAAAGGTATAGATTTTTCAGAGGTTACATTGCATGTTGGTTTAGGAACTTTTAGCCCAGTAGAAGTTGAAGATTTATCAAAACATAAAATGGATTCAGAGAAGGCTATTGTTACATCTGAAACTATAAAAATTGTAAATAATGCAATTGATAATAAAAAACGTATTTGCGCCGTTGGAACAACAGTTATGAGAGCACTAGAAAGTGCAGTTTCTTCAAATGGACATTTAAATACTTTTGATAGATGGACAAACAAATTTATTTTCCCTCCATACGATTTTAGTATTGCAAATAGTATGATTACAAATTTCCATACCCCAAAATCTACCTTAATGATGATGGCTGCGGCTTTTGCAGGGTACGATTTTTTAATGGAAGCTTATGAAGAAGCAGTTAAAGAAAAATATAAATTTTACTCCTATGGAGATGCAATGCTAATTATTTAG
- the rlmN gene encoding 23S rRNA (adenine(2503)-C(2))-methyltransferase RlmN, which yields MNSKKDIRALTKDQLRNFFVENGDKAFRGNQVYEWLWSKSAHTFEDMTNISKETRHMLQNNFVINHIEVDTMQRSKDGTVKNAVRLYDGLIVESVLIPTGTRTTACVSSQVGCSLDCLFCATARLKKMRNLNPDEIYDQVAAINKESLLYYNHKLSNIVFMGMGEPLMNYNNVLKAIDKITSPEGLGMSPKRITVSTSGVPKMIRKLADDDVKFNLAVSLHSAIDEVRTKIMPFNQNFPLKDLKEALEYWYAKTGSRITYEYVVWNEINDNKEAIMALVQFCKYVPCKVNLIEYNPIDDGDFKQAKPQAIEDYISILEMNDIIVNVRRSRGKDIDAACGQLANKS from the coding sequence ATGAACTCAAAAAAAGACATACGAGCTTTAACAAAAGATCAATTACGTAATTTTTTTGTAGAAAATGGCGATAAGGCATTTAGAGGCAATCAAGTGTATGAATGGCTATGGAGTAAAAGCGCTCACACTTTTGAGGATATGACTAATATTTCAAAAGAAACACGCCATATGTTACAAAACAATTTTGTAATTAATCATATTGAAGTTGATACAATGCAGCGTAGTAAAGATGGTACAGTTAAAAATGCCGTACGTTTATATGATGGATTAATTGTTGAATCGGTTCTAATTCCAACAGGAACTAGAACAACAGCTTGTGTATCTAGCCAGGTTGGCTGTAGTTTAGATTGTTTGTTTTGTGCTACAGCACGTTTAAAGAAAATGCGAAATTTAAACCCCGATGAAATTTACGATCAGGTAGCAGCAATTAACAAAGAAAGTTTATTATACTACAATCACAAATTATCAAATATCGTTTTTATGGGAATGGGAGAGCCCTTAATGAATTATAATAACGTGTTAAAAGCTATTGATAAAATAACTTCGCCAGAAGGTTTAGGAATGTCGCCAAAACGTATTACAGTTTCAACTTCGGGAGTGCCAAAAATGATTCGAAAATTAGCAGATGATGATGTGAAATTTAATTTAGCAGTGTCTTTACATTCAGCAATAGATGAAGTAAGAACAAAAATAATGCCTTTTAACCAAAACTTCCCACTTAAAGATTTAAAAGAAGCCTTAGAATATTGGTACGCAAAAACGGGTAGTAGAATTACGTATGAATATGTAGTTTGGAATGAAATTAATGATAATAAAGAAGCTATAATGGCATTGGTGCAATTTTGTAAATATGTACCTTGTAAGGTAAATTTAATAGAATACAATCCAATTGATGATGGAGATTTTAAACAGGCAAAACCACAGGCTATAGAAGATTATATTAGTATTTTAGAAATGAATGATATTATTGTAAATGTTCGCAGAAGCAGAGGAAAAGATATTGATGCTGCTTGTGGTCAATTAGCAAACAAAAGTTAA
- a CDS encoding polyprenyl synthetase family protein, which produces MKLVEQIKQPILQEMELFESKFREAMATRVPLLNRITHYIVRRKGKQMRPMFVFLVAKMVSNGNFSERTYRGASLIELIHTGSLVHDDVVDESNKRRGFFSINALWKNKIAVLVGDYLFSKSLLLSIDNDDFDLLKLISVSLKDMTEGELLQIEKARKLNITEDVYFEIIRQKTATLIAACCGIGAASVGSDKEEIEKMRLFGELIGIAFQIKDDLFDYTDAKIGKPTGIDIKEQKMTLPLIYVLNNCSEKEKKWLINSVKNHNKDKKRVQEVIAFVKENGGIEYTITKMQEYQSKALEILEKYPKSIYKNSLLMMVNYVIERKI; this is translated from the coding sequence ATGAAGCTAGTAGAACAAATAAAACAGCCAATACTTCAAGAAATGGAACTCTTTGAGAGCAAGTTCAGAGAAGCCATGGCTACAAGAGTCCCGTTACTCAATAGAATTACCCATTATATTGTTAGGCGTAAAGGAAAACAAATGAGACCTATGTTTGTTTTTTTAGTAGCTAAAATGGTTTCTAATGGCAATTTTAGTGAGAGAACTTATCGCGGAGCATCATTAATTGAGTTAATCCATACCGGATCGTTGGTTCATGATGATGTGGTTGATGAAAGTAATAAGAGAAGAGGTTTTTTCTCTATCAATGCCTTGTGGAAAAACAAAATAGCTGTTTTGGTTGGAGATTATTTGTTTTCTAAAAGTTTATTGCTCTCCATTGATAATGATGATTTTGATTTGTTAAAATTAATATCAGTTTCATTGAAAGATATGACTGAAGGAGAATTATTACAAATTGAAAAAGCTAGAAAATTAAATATAACTGAAGATGTGTATTTTGAAATTATTCGCCAAAAAACGGCAACGCTAATTGCTGCATGTTGTGGTATTGGAGCAGCTTCTGTTGGAAGTGATAAGGAAGAAATTGAAAAAATGCGTTTATTTGGAGAATTAATAGGAATTGCATTTCAAATAAAAGATGATTTATTTGATTATACTGACGCAAAAATTGGTAAGCCAACAGGGATTGATATTAAGGAACAGAAAATGACACTTCCGTTAATTTACGTATTAAATAATTGTTCTGAAAAAGAAAAAAAATGGTTGATAAACTCAGTTAAAAATCATAATAAAGATAAAAAAAGGGTCCAAGAAGTTATTGCTTTTGTGAAAGAAAATGGAGGTATTGAGTATACAATAACTAAAATGCAAGAGTACCAATCTAAAGCTTTAGAAATACTGGAAAAATATCCGAAATCTATTTACAAAAATTCTTTGTTAATGATGGTTAATTACGTAATTGAACGAAAAATTTAG
- a CDS encoding GH3 auxin-responsive promoter family protein codes for MPYQIVNSIISWFLKKRKHQVALFLKYPIDVQNELLFKLLQTAEYTEIGKQYNFSNIETYEAFKEKVPIQQYESIEPLIERTRKGEQNVFWPTPIKWFAKSSGTTNAKSKFIPVSDEALEDCHFKAGKDMLCLYFNNNPDSQLFIGKGLRLGGSSAIYEDNNSYFGDLSAIIIENLPFWADYSSSPKQETALMSEWESKIEAIIEETIHEDLTSLVGVPSWMLVLLNKVLEKTGKNNIIEVWPNLEVYFHGGVNFNPYRKQFQKLIPKKDFKYYEIYNASEGFFAIQDLNNSLDLLLMLDYGIFYEFIPMNKFDGENSDAIPLSKVKLNTNYALVITTNGGLWRYLIGDTIKFTSLNPYRIRITGRTKHFINVFGEELIIDNAETALNQACLKTGAEISEYTAAPIFMNNEKSGGHEWMIEFRKHPNNINFFTEMLDNALKAINSDYEAKRTNNLTLSMPKIHIAKQGLFYNWLKQQGKLGGQHKVPRLSNSRKYLEELLTLMDET; via the coding sequence ATGCCATATCAAATAGTTAATTCAATAATTTCATGGTTCTTAAAAAAAAGAAAGCATCAGGTAGCGTTATTTTTAAAATATCCTATTGATGTTCAAAATGAACTTCTTTTTAAATTACTTCAAACAGCAGAATATACTGAAATAGGTAAACAATACAATTTTTCAAACATTGAAACTTATGAAGCGTTTAAAGAAAAAGTCCCTATTCAACAGTATGAATCTATTGAACCGTTAATTGAACGTACCCGAAAGGGAGAGCAAAATGTATTTTGGCCAACTCCTATTAAATGGTTCGCAAAATCTAGTGGAACAACCAATGCAAAAAGTAAATTTATTCCTGTTAGTGATGAAGCTTTAGAGGATTGCCATTTTAAAGCTGGAAAAGATATGCTTTGCCTCTATTTTAATAACAATCCAGATTCTCAACTTTTTATTGGAAAAGGCTTACGCTTAGGAGGAAGTAGCGCTATTTATGAAGATAACAATTCTTATTTTGGTGATTTATCGGCTATTATTATTGAAAATTTACCTTTTTGGGCAGATTATAGCAGCTCTCCAAAGCAAGAAACAGCATTAATGAGTGAATGGGAAAGTAAAATAGAGGCCATTATTGAAGAAACTATTCATGAAGATCTAACCAGCTTGGTTGGTGTGCCTTCATGGATGTTGGTACTTTTAAACAAAGTTTTAGAAAAAACAGGTAAAAATAATATTATTGAAGTTTGGCCAAATCTCGAAGTATATTTCCACGGAGGAGTTAACTTTAATCCTTATAGAAAACAGTTTCAAAAATTGATTCCAAAAAAAGATTTTAAATATTATGAAATTTACAATGCTTCAGAAGGTTTCTTTGCCATTCAAGATTTAAATAATTCATTGGATTTATTATTAATGCTTGATTATGGTATTTTTTACGAGTTTATTCCAATGAATAAGTTTGATGGCGAAAACTCTGATGCAATTCCTCTTTCTAAAGTGAAATTAAATACAAATTATGCGCTAGTTATTACTACAAATGGTGGATTATGGCGTTATTTAATTGGTGATACCATAAAATTCACTTCATTAAATCCTTACCGTATTCGAATTACAGGAAGAACCAAACACTTTATCAATGTTTTTGGTGAGGAATTAATTATTGACAATGCAGAAACTGCTCTAAATCAAGCCTGTTTAAAAACGGGTGCTGAAATTTCTGAATATACTGCTGCTCCTATATTTATGAATAATGAAAAAAGTGGAGGACATGAATGGATGATTGAATTTAGAAAACATCCTAATAATATTAATTTTTTCACTGAAATGTTAGACAATGCTTTAAAAGCAATCAATTCAGATTATGAAGCCAAGCGTACTAATAATTTAACACTCTCTATGCCTAAGATTCATATTGCTAAACAAGGGCTTTTTTATAATTGGCTAAAACAACAAGGCAAATTAGGTGGGCAGCATAAAGTACCTAGACTATCTAATTCAAGAAAATATTTAGAAGAATTATTGACATTAATGGATGAAACCTAA
- a CDS encoding DUF2797 domain-containing protein, translated as MQYQAVLKKMMTELNDVVHYYLDTENDFLNLNQLLNKEIEISFEGYQCLSCGKEKKIFRQGLCYDCFYKSAAVGDWVMKPELSTAHLGIEDRDLAYEKEAQLKPHIVYLALSSNVKVGVTRKTQIPTRWIDQGATKAIEIVEVPNRYLAGITEVALKEHVADKTNWQKMLKNEILDIDLIEEREKLKAFIPKEAQPYFLANNGKITEINYPVLQYPTKVKSLNLEKTPSYFGKLIGVKGQYLLFEDNTVFNIRNSEGYKVIIEVK; from the coding sequence ATGCAATACCAAGCTGTGTTAAAAAAAATGATGACCGAGTTAAATGATGTGGTACATTATTATTTAGATACTGAAAATGATTTTTTAAACTTAAATCAATTACTAAACAAAGAAATTGAAATTAGTTTTGAAGGTTACCAATGTTTAAGTTGTGGAAAAGAAAAAAAAATATTTAGACAAGGGCTTTGTTATGACTGTTTTTATAAAAGTGCAGCTGTTGGTGATTGGGTAATGAAACCTGAATTAAGTACTGCGCATTTAGGAATTGAGGATCGTGATTTAGCTTACGAAAAGGAAGCTCAATTAAAGCCGCATATTGTTTATTTGGCTTTGTCAAGCAACGTAAAAGTTGGTGTAACTCGTAAAACTCAAATACCAACTCGTTGGATTGACCAAGGGGCTACAAAAGCCATAGAAATTGTTGAGGTTCCAAACAGGTATTTAGCAGGGATAACAGAAGTAGCTTTAAAAGAACATGTTGCCGATAAAACGAATTGGCAAAAAATGTTAAAAAATGAAATATTAGACATTGATTTAATTGAAGAAAGAGAAAAATTGAAGGCGTTTATACCTAAAGAAGCTCAGCCCTATTTTTTAGCAAATAATGGGAAAATTACAGAGATTAACTATCCAGTTCTTCAATACCCTACAAAGGTTAAATCGTTAAACCTCGAAAAAACACCTAGTTACTTTGGGAAATTAATAGGAGTAAAGGGGCAATATTTATTGTTTGAAGATAATACCGTTTTTAATATTAGAAATAGTGAAGGTTATAAAGTGATAATAGAAGTGAAATAA